In Odocoileus virginianus isolate 20LAN1187 ecotype Illinois chromosome 5, Ovbor_1.2, whole genome shotgun sequence, a single window of DNA contains:
- the LOC110140008 gene encoding late cornified envelope protein 3B-like: protein MSCQQNQQQCQPPPKCPSPKCPPKSPAQRLPPASSGCAPTSEGGCCLGPHRRRRSHRCRRQSSSSCDGDGGLQSGRSGCGQGSGGCC from the coding sequence ATGTCCTGCCAGCAGAACCAGCAGCAGTGCCAGCCCCCTCCCAAGTGCCCCTCCCCCAAGTGCCCCCCAAAGAGCCCAGCACAGCGTCTGCCTCCCGCCTCCTCAGGCTGCGCCCCCACCTCCGAGGGCGGCTGCTGCCTGGGCCCCCACAGGCGCCGCAGGTCCCACCGCTGCCGGCGCCAGAGCTCCAGCTCCTGCGATGGTGACGGTGGTCTGCAGTCCGGACGCTCTGGCTGTGGCCAGGGATCTGGAGGCTGCTGCTGA